One Setaria italica strain Yugu1 chromosome II, Setaria_italica_v2.0, whole genome shotgun sequence DNA segment encodes these proteins:
- the LOC101755620 gene encoding mannose-P-dolichol utilization defect 1 protein homolog 2, which yields MVAMELEILGMNFGCVLAALSDAKIPDKGCLLPLISKLLGYAIVAASTTVKLPQILKILKHGSVRGLSVASFELEVVGYTIALAYCIHKGLPFSAYGELAFLLIQAIILVAIIYYYSPPMGAKTWMKALLYCGLAPTVLAGKIDPALFEVLYASQHAIFFFARVPQIWKNFSNKGTGELSFLTCFMNFAGSIVRVFTSIQEKTPLSVIMGSAIGIVMNGTILGQILLYQKPAPKKQKKED from the exons ATGGTGGCGATGGAGCTGGAGATTCTGGGCATGAACTTCGGGTGCGTCCTAGCGGCGCTGAGCGACGCCAAGATCCCCGACAAGGGATGCCTCCTCCCGCTCATCTCCAAGCTGCTCGGCTACGCCATCGTCGCCGCATCCACCACCGTCAAGCTCCCCCAG ATACTAAAAATTTTGAAGCATGGAAGTGTTAGAGGACTTAGTGTAGCATCCTTTGAACTTGAGGTCGTTGGCTACACAATTGCTTTGGCATATTGTATTCATAAAGGACTTCCTTTTTCAGCTTATGGGGAGCTAGCTTTTCTGTTAATCCAAG CAATTATCTTGGTGGCAATCATTTACTATTACTCCCCGCCAATGGGAGCCAAAACATGGATGAAAGCTTTATT ATATTGTGGACTGGCTCCAACTGTTTTGGCTGGAAAAATTGATCCTGCTCTTTTTGAAGTCCTTTAT GCTTCACAGCATGCCATCTTCTTTTTTGCCAGAGTTCCACAGATATGGAAGAATTTTTCG AATAAGGGCACTGGCGAGCTCAGCTTCCTTACCTGTTTTATGAACTTTGCTGGTTCTATTG TAAGAGTTTTTACCAGCATCCAGGAGAAGACTCCCTTAAGTG TGATCATGGGCTCTGCAATTGGCATTGTCATGAATGGTACAATCTTGGGTCAGATACTACTGTACCAGAAGCCCGCTCCGAAGAAACAGAAGAAAGAAGATTAA